The following are encoded in a window of Impatiens glandulifera chromosome 5, dImpGla2.1, whole genome shotgun sequence genomic DNA:
- the LOC124937875 gene encoding probable pectinesterase/pectinesterase inhibitor 12, with protein MAASSSSSSYKLKLIFHCCSILFCAFLLLSTTTYAQTINTTTATIDSHISSIKSICKSTPYPDPCFHSLKLSISINISPNIITYLLQSLNTALSEALSLSNLLSTLTPSSILEKQRGALQDCKDLQQITFSSLKKSLSRINGGSTDSNKLSDARAFLSAALTNKNTCFEGLDSASGPMKSTLVNSFINSYKHISNSLSIMPKPSKSSGSTKHDGRRTLDISIGGGGDDDYTDDATGLITVAKDGTGNFSTIMDAINFAPNNSYDRIFIYIKEGIYEENVDIPTYKPNVVLLGDGVDVTVITGNRSVGDGWTTFRSATVAVSSEGFLARDITIQNTAGPAKHQAVALRINADMAAVYRCAIYGYQDSLYTHSFRQFYRECDISGTIDYIFGNAAVVFQGCNIISRLPMPGQYNVITAQSRESPDQDTGISIQNCSIVAAEDLNPSSSSTLVKSYLGRPWKVYSRTVYIESYIDGFIDPMGWIPWSWSDNQGLNTLYYGEYANSGPGSLTDNRVNWPGYHIMEYEDASNFTVSQFIAANEWLDSTSFPYDDAV; from the exons ATggctgcttcttcttcttcttcatcttacAAACTAAAGCTGATCTTCCATTGTTGTTCTATTCTATTTTGTGCATTTCTACTACTTTCTACTACAACATATGCCCAAACTATTAATACAACTACAGCAACCATTGATTCTCATATCTCTTCTATCAAATCCATATGCAAATCCACACCATACCCAGATCCCTGTTTCCACTCACTCAAGCTCTCTATCTCAATCAACATCAGCCCAAATATCATTACTTACCTTCTTCAATCCCTCAACACAGCCTTGTCTGAAGCCCTTTCCCTTTCTAATCTCCTCTCAACTCTAACACCCTCTTCAATCCTTGAGAAACAGAGAGGTGCTCTCCAAGACTGTAAAGATCTCCAACAAATTACCTTCTCCTCTCTCAAAAAATCTCTTTCAAGAATCAATGGCGGCTCCACTGACTCCAACAAGTTGTCCGATGCCAGAGCCTTTCTCAGCGCCGCCCTCACTAATAAAAACACTTGCTTTGAAGGTCTTGATTCAGCTTCAGGACCCATGAAATCAACCCTTGTTAACTCTTTCATTAACTCTTACAAACATATCAGTAATTCCCTCTCCATCATGCCGAAACCCAGTAAATCTTCTGGATCCACAAAGCACGACGGCAGAAGAACCCTTGACATAAGCATAGGAGGCGGCGGAGACGACGACTATACTGACGATGCAACTGGTCTTATTACCGTTGCTAAAGATGGCACCGGAAATTTCAGCACTATAATGGATGCAATCAATTTCGCTCCGAACAACAGCTACGACAGGATCTTTATCTACATTAAAGAAGGGATCTACGAGGAAAATGTCGACATTCCCACTTATAAACCTAACGTTGTTCTTCTCGGAGATGGTGTTGATGTCACTGTTATTACCGGAAACAGAAGTGTCGGGGATGGTTGGACAACTTTCAGATCTGCCACCGTCG CCGTTTCCTCGGAGGGTTTCTTGGCACGTGATATAACGATCCAAAATACTGCCGGACCGGCCAAACATCAGGCAGTGGCTTTGCGGATAAACGCCGATATGGCGGCGGTATACCGGTGTGCCATCTACGGCTACCAAGACAGTCTATACACACACTCATTCCGACAGTTCTATCGGGAGTGCGACATCTCCGGTACCATTGATTACATATTTGGAAACGCGGCGGTGGTGTTCCAGGGCTGTAACATAATTTCGAGATTGCCAATGCCTGGTCAATACAATGTGATTACCGCCCAATCCCGTGAAAGCCCTGATCAGGACACCGGAATTTCCATACAGAACTGTTCTATCGTGGCGGCAGAGGATTTGAACCCGTCCTCTTCCTCCACCTTAGTGAAGAGTTACCTGGGTAGGCCATGGAAGGTGTATTCGAGAACAGTCTATATTGAGTCATATATTGACGGGTTCATTGATCCAATGGGCTGGATCCCATGGTCGTGGTCGGATAATCAAGGCCTCAATACGTTGTACTATGGTGAGTATGCAAACTCGGGACCAGGATCATTGACGGATAATCGAGTTAACTGGCCAGGCTACCATATCATGGAATATGAAGACGCATCAAATTTCACTGTCTCCCAATTTATAGCGGCCAATGAGTGGCTAGATTCTACTTCTTTCCCATACGATGATGCTGTCTAA
- the LOC124937876 gene encoding pectinesterase gives MAFQDFDYISERRKNEKKEKVKKHIIVGIVAVVVVLLLIGAVAWAVLYMNHKNKNHNEDKDKEQAAPSADKAIQMLCASTDYKQTCLDSLTKYVSSNPTKPKQPKELLQASISVIATDLQNVYNKISKIKFDTPELKGAFEDCKVLFEDAKEELNASIANVHKQTITKLPSSTPNLNNWLSAVLSYQETCIDGFPEGKTKTDLQSALKSVKHLTSNSLAIVNQLNALGSINLGAGRHLLDTDQNPETPMSHLDDEGLPEWMSTEERRVLRSKDVKQTPNVTVAKDGSGQFNTISDALAAIPDEYQGRYVIYVKEGIYEEYPIVTKKMVNVTIYGDGSQKSIVTGNKNFVDGVRTFQTATFTVLGEGFMGQSIGFRNTAGAEKHQAVAIRVQADRSVFLNCRMEAYQDTLYAQTHRQFYRGCVISGTVDFIFGDAASIFQNCVIYIRKPLENQQNIVTAQGRIDKHESTGIVLQGCRILAEKGFEDEKMKYKNYLGRPWKEYSRTIIMQSEIDSLIDPEGWMPWEGDFALKTLYYAEYGNKGPGATTTARVKWAGYKGIITKDIAQKYTAGPFLQGNTWLGPETKVRFGLV, from the exons atggCGTTTCAAGATTTTGATTATATCTCGGAACGTCgaaaaaatgagaagaaagaaaaagtaaagaaaCACATTATAGTTGGTATAGTTGCGGTGGTGGTTGTTCTCTTGTTGATCGGGGCTGTTGCATGGGCGGTATTGTATATGAACCACAAAAACAAGAACCATAACGAGGACAAGGACAAAGAACAAGCAGCACCATCCGCAGATAAAGCGATTCAGATGCTTTGTGCCTCAACGGATTATAAACAGACATGTTTGGATAGCCTCACCAAGTACGTGAGTTCCAATCCCACCAAACCCAAGCAGCCCAAAGAACTTCTCCAGGCCTCCATATCCGTCATCGCAACCGATCTCCAAAACGTCTACaacaaaatttccaaaattaaatttgataccCCCGAGCTCAAGGGAGCTTTCGAGGATTGCAAGGTCCTTTTCGAAGACGCAAAGGAGGAGCTTAATGCTTCCATAGCTAATGTCCACAAACAAACCATTACCAAGCTCCCATCCTCCACTCCAAACCTCAACAACTGGCTTAGCGCTGTTCTTTCCTATCAGGAAACCTGCATTGACGGGTTCCCCGAAGGTAAAACAAAGACCGATCTCCAATCCGCCTTGAAGAGCGTCAAGCACCTAACAAGCAATTCCCTCGCCATAGTCAATCAGCTCAACGCTTTAGGATCGATCAACTTGGGGGCAGGCCGTCACCTTTTGGATACAGATCAGAATCCCGAGACCCCAATGTCGCACCTCGACGATGAAGGGCTCCCGGAATGGATGTCCACTGAGGAACGTAGGGTGTTAAGGTCCAAGGATGTAAAGCAAACTCCAAATGTCACCGTCGCTAAAGATGGAAGTGGGCAATTCAACACTATTTCCGATGCATTGGCAGCAATTCCTGATGAATACCAAGGAAG GTATGTGATTTATGTGAAGGAAGGAATTTATGAGGAATATCCCATCGTCACAAAAAAGATGGTCAACGTCACCATTTATGGGGATGGATCCCAGAAATCAATTGTGACAGGGAATAAGAATTTCGTCGATGGTGTTCGTACATTTCAAACTGCAACATTCA CTGTGTTGGGAGAGGGTTTCATGGGACAATCCATTGGATTCAGAAACACAGCCGGGGCTGAAAAGCACCAGGCCGTGGCCATCCGTGTCCAAGCAGACCGGTCGGTGTTCCTCAACTGTCGCATGGAGGCTTACCAGGACACGTTGTATGCTCAAACACACAGACAGTTCTATCGTGGATGCGTGATCTCAGGCACGGTGGACTTCATCTTCGGGGACGCAGCATCCATCTTTCAAAACTGCGTGATATACATCAGAAAGCCTCTGGAAAACCAACAAAACATTGTCACTGCACAAGGGAGGATCGACAAGCATGAGTCCACAGGGATTGTCCTGCAAGGCTGTCGTATCCTAGCTGAGAAAGGATTCGAGGATGAGAAGATGAAGTACAAGAACTACTTGGGGAGACCATGGAAGGAATATTCAAGAACCATAATCATGCAATCGGAAATCGACAGTTTGATCGATCCTGAAGGTTGGATGCCATGGGAAGGAGATTTTGCACTAAAAACTCTTTATTACGCGGAGTATGGAAACAAGGGTCCTGGAGCCACAACTACTGCAAGAGTTAAATGGGCTGGTTACAAGGGCATCATCACCAAAGACATTGCACAAAAATATACAGCGGGTCCATTCTTACAAGGCAACACCTGGTTGGGCCCAGAAACTAAAGTTCGTTTTGGTttagtttga